The proteins below are encoded in one region of Oncorhynchus kisutch isolate 150728-3 linkage group LG14, Okis_V2, whole genome shotgun sequence:
- the lgals3a gene encoding galectin-3, with product MDFSLADAIADDVPGQAEKASNPNPTAPPPPTNPGWPGAAPGAPTQPSAPGGFPGGPQSGPGAPGQFPGSQGPFSSGPGAPGQYPGAPSAPGGFPPGPGVPGQYPAGPGAPGQYPAGPGAPGQYPAGPGAPGQFPPGGTPGHFPGGPMQYPSEPFQTSPGAPPGPYPNVPYPGAQPGGGMYGPGGPGAAFPPGGGTFPGFPGGAFPPIPPGSWSPGGGGVFPPQPGHPGSFGPGPMGPYGGSAAPGGMLPVPYELPLHAGIMSRLLITIVGEPIVGGERFHVDFLKEEDEEDDEEVVFHLNPRFYEQQVVRNSHLDGGWGPEERDGGFPFVPGQRFELKVLVEEDSFKVAVDGNHCLEYEHRAGGFEDVTLLRVVGDVTLYSVAPSMI from the exons ATGGATTTCTCG CTGGCAGATGCCATAGCGGACGATGTCCCGGGCCAAGCTGAGAAAGCGAGTAACCCCAACCCAAccgcccctcctcctcccactaaccCAGGATGGCCTGGTGCAGCTCCTGGAGCCCCAACACAGCCCTCTGCTCCTGGGGGATTCCCTGGGGGGCCACAGTCTGGTCCAGGGGCCCCAGGGCAGTTCCCTGGAAGTCAAGGACCCTTCTCTTCTGGTCCCGGAGCCCCAGGGCAGTATCCTGGAGCTCCCTCTGCCCCCGGTGGGTTCCCGCCCGGACCAGGGGTACCGGGACAATACCCAGCCGGGCCCGGAGCGCCGGGACAGTACCCAGCTGGGCCCGGAGCACCTGGACAGTACCCAGCCGGGCCCGGAGCACCGGGACAGTTCCCCCCTGGTGGGACCCCCGGTCATTTCCCTGGAGGCCCAATGCAGTACCCATCTGAACCCTTCCAGACTAGCCCTGGAGCACCCCCAGGACCCTATCCCAACGTGCCTTACCCAGGAGCCCAGCCTGGTGGAGGGATGTATGGGCCTGGAGGTCCAGGAGCTGCCTTCCCCCCTGGAGGAGGCACCTTCCCTGGGTTCCCTGGTGGGGCCTTCCCTCCAATCCCCCCTGGATCATGGAGTCCTGGGGGCGGTGGAGTTTTCCCTCCCCAGCCCGGTCACCCTGGCTCTTTCGGTCCAGGTCCCATGGGACCATATGGGGGATCGGCAGCTCCAGGAGGCATGTTG CCAGTGCCGTACGAACTGCCTCTCCATGCTGGCATCATGTCCAGGCTGTTGATCACCATTGTAGGGGAACCCATTGTTGGAGGAGAAAG GTTCCATGTTGACTTTTTaaaagaggaggacgaggaggacgatGAAGAGGTTGTATTCCACCTCAACCCTCGTTTCTATGAACAGCAGGTTGTCCGTAACTCCCACCTGGATGGGGGTTGGGGtccagaggagagagatggaggcttCCCCTTCGTTCCTGGACAACGTTTTGAG CTGAAGGTGCTAGTGGAAGAGGACTCGTTTAAAGTAGCCGTGGATGGGAACCATTGTCTGGAGTATGAGCACAGAGCCGGAGGGTTTGAGGACGTCACCCTGCTACGTGTGGTGGGGGATGTCACTCTCTACAGCGTGGCCCCAAGCATGATCTAA